In one Alnus glutinosa chromosome 14, dhAlnGlut1.1, whole genome shotgun sequence genomic region, the following are encoded:
- the LOC133857694 gene encoding monogalactosyldiacylglycerol synthase 2, chloroplastic-like codes for ASTSLLTNSNTFCQLRLPKPCTPQHTKTHHIFPPSLVPQLPLLHRTLFFLCREVPRFRWRERGFDRCFFNWVFFFFLPEFENCLVGDRTEGRKDMVISVATPRKSITEKVFQRVGGYYHGSNSGQSHRRCSNESEDDYDEDGTMELVQIGAERTKNVLILMSDTGGGHRASAEAIRDAFQIEFGDEYRIFVKDVWKEYTGWPLNNMERSYKFMVKHVQLWKVAFHSTSPRWIHSFYLAAIAAYYAKEVEAGLMEYKPDIIISVHPLMQHIPLWVLKWQGLQKKVIFVTVITDLTTCHPTWFHPGVNRCYCPSEEVAKRALLEGLEESQTRVFGLPIRPSFARAVLSKDQLREELEMDPNLPAVLLMGGGEGMGPVKKTALALAESLFDKELGKPFGQLIIICGRNKTLVSTLENEQWKIPVKVRGFETQMEKWMGACDCIITKAGPGTIAEALIRGLPIVLNDYIPGQEKGNVPYVVDNEAGVFTRSPKETARIVTEWFSTKKDELKRMSENALKLAQPEAVFNIVKDMHELACQRGPLANIPYMLTSSFTGLI; via the exons GCATCCACTTCCCTATTAACCAACTCCAACACATTTTGCCAGCTCAGACTTCCCAAACCTTGCACACCACAACACACAAAAACACATCATATATTTCCTCCCTCCCTTGTCCCACAACTCCCTCTCCTCCATCGAACTCTGTTTTTTCTCTGCCGGGAAGTTCCCCGTTTCCGGTGGCGGGAGAGGGGATTCGACCGTTGTTTTTTCAactgggtattttttttttttttgccagaGTTTGAGAATTGCTTAGTTGGCGATCGTACGGAAGGACGGAAGGACATGGTGATCTCAGTGGCGACGCCGAGGAAGTCGATAACGGAGAAGGTGTTCCAGAGAGTTGGAGGGTACTATCATGGGAGCAACAGCGGCCAGAGCCACAGGAGGTGCTCCAACGAGAGCGAGGACGATTATGACGAGGACGGGACCATGGAGCTGGTGCAGATTGGAGCTGAGAGGACCAAGAACGTGTTGATTCTCATGAGTGATACCGGTGGAGGTCACAGGGCCTCCGCCGAGGCCATTCGTGACGCCTTCCAGATTGAGTTCGGGGATGAGTACAGG ATATTTGTGAAAGATGTTTGGAAAGAGTACACCGGCTGGCCCTTGAACAACATGGAGAGATCATACAAGTTCATGGTGAAACATGTACAGTTATGGAAGGTCGCTTTCCACAGTACCTCTCCTCGATGGATACACAGCTTCTATCTTGCTGCCATTGCCGCCTACTATGCCAA GGAGGTAGAGGCTGGTCTGATGGAGTACAAGCCAGACATCATCATTAGTGTGCATCCTTTGATGCAACATATTCCTTTGTGGGTACTTAAATGGCAAGGCCTCCAGAAGAAAGTGATTTTTGTTACTGTCATCACAGATCTAACTACTTGTCATCCTACATG GTTTCACCCCGGGGTTAATAGATGCTATTGCCCATCAGAGGAGGTGGCCAAGAGAGCTTTACTTGAGGGCCTTGAAGAGTCTCAAACCCGTGTTTTTGGCTTGCCCATCCGGCCTTCTTTTGCCCGTGCGGTTCTTTCTAAG GATCAGTTGAGAGAAGAGCTTGAGATGGACCCTAACTTGCCTGCAGTTTTGCTAATGGGAGGTGGCGAAGGGATGGGACCTGTTAAGAAAACTGCATTGGCTCTTGCAGAATCTCTTTTTGATAAAGAGCTTGGGAAACCATTTGGGCAATTAATTATCATATGTGGCCGTAATAAGACCCTAGTCTCTACGCTTGAAAACGAGCAGTGGAAGATCCCAGTAAAG GTGAGAGGGTTTGAGACTCAAATGGAGAAATGGATGGGAGCTTGTGACTGCATAATAACAAAA GCTGGACCGGGCACAATTGCAGAGGCATTGATCAGGGGCCTTCCTATTGTTCTCAACGATTACATCCCTGGACAA GAAAAGGGCAATGTACCTTATGTAGTAGACAATGAGGCTGGTGTCTTCACACGAAGTCCTAAAGAAACAGCCAGAATTGTCACAGAATGGTTCAGCACTAAGAAAGATGAGCTCAAGAGAATGTCAGAGAATGCTCTTAAACTAGCACAACCGGAGGCTGTCTTCAACATTGTGAAGGACATGCACGAGCTTGCTTGCCAACGTGGGCCTCTGGCCAATATCCCATACATGTTAACATCATCATTCACAGGCCTAATTTAA